In Rhodoferax koreense, a genomic segment contains:
- a CDS encoding XrtA/PEP-CTERM system-associated ATPase, giving the protein MYEAYYGLSTKPFQLNPDPSFYFASKQHRRAKAYLEYGVLRNEGFIVITGEIGAGKTTIVRGLLESLDADKVVAGNLVSTQLDAEDTLRMVGAAFGVRTKDVSKADLLMSLEAFLVSQTSQGKRCLLVVDEAQNLTPRAVEELRMLSNFQFGKQALLQSFLVGQPEFREILQNPQMQQLRQRVIAACHIGPMDVEETQGYIEHRLKCAGAVADKPHFEDAAFEAIFDASGGIPRRINSICDRLLLLGFLENKETLAAADVREVALEIHQEAGRSLNVVVAKGEAPKESADGPSFADFDLDEDKLGLDPQLLDSALEKISTLEGEHQGGRLQRMEQGMLRLERSNLELLSMLKKLVAALHRSTEEKQT; this is encoded by the coding sequence ATGTATGAAGCTTATTACGGGTTAAGTACCAAGCCATTTCAGCTTAACCCCGACCCCAGTTTTTATTTTGCGAGCAAGCAGCATCGTCGTGCAAAGGCGTATCTCGAGTACGGCGTGCTCCGCAATGAGGGGTTTATTGTCATCACCGGCGAGATCGGTGCCGGTAAAACAACCATTGTGCGCGGGTTGCTGGAGAGTCTGGACGCCGACAAGGTGGTCGCCGGCAACCTCGTAAGTACCCAACTTGATGCGGAAGACACGTTGCGAATGGTGGGGGCTGCTTTTGGTGTTCGTACCAAGGACGTCTCGAAAGCGGATTTGCTGATGTCGCTCGAAGCTTTTCTGGTCAGTCAAACCAGCCAGGGAAAGCGTTGTCTGTTGGTCGTAGATGAAGCTCAGAATCTGACGCCTCGTGCAGTAGAAGAGCTGCGCATGCTGTCGAACTTTCAGTTTGGGAAGCAGGCGCTGTTGCAGAGTTTTCTGGTTGGGCAACCGGAATTCAGGGAAATTCTCCAGAATCCGCAGATGCAGCAACTTCGGCAACGCGTCATCGCGGCGTGCCATATTGGGCCGATGGATGTGGAGGAAACCCAGGGCTACATCGAGCATCGCCTGAAGTGTGCCGGAGCCGTGGCGGACAAGCCACATTTCGAGGATGCCGCGTTCGAGGCAATCTTCGATGCAAGCGGTGGTATCCCACGGCGGATCAATTCGATCTGCGACCGTCTCTTGCTGCTTGGTTTTCTGGAAAACAAGGAAACTTTGGCAGCGGCCGATGTTCGCGAGGTTGCCCTTGAGATTCACCAGGAAGCCGGTCGGTCGTTGAATGTTGTTGTGGCTAAGGGAGAAGCGCCCAAGGAGTCCGCAGACGGTCCGTCGTTCGCTGATTTTGATCTCGATGAAGACAAACTCGGCTTAGATCCGCAACTGCTCGATTCCGCGTTGGAAAAGATTTCGACCCTGGAAGGTGAGCATCAGGGCGGTCGCCTGCAACGCATGGAGCAGGGGATGTTGCGCCTTGAACGGTCCAATCTGGAATTGTTATCCATGCTCAAGAAATTGGTGGCTGCTTTGCACCGATCTACCGAAGAAAAACAGACATGA
- a CDS encoding TIGR03016 family PEP-CTERM system-associated outer membrane protein, with protein MAMSNSKQPDCALNHLPMLHKSICTFFEIYCLPQYASRSFVSLICVAAALSSVCADAQQIETGGGGRGLTVTPRLTLSETYSSNINLSSTNKQSEFTTEISPGIRISSDAGRLRGYFDYSLSQLLYARNSDRNELQNSLSAAGTYEAIDQWAFLDFSGTISQQSISAFGTQSLDNTSLNSNRTEVATYRISPYVRGHLSNFADYEARYKYETTRSKSNLASDVDTRESSIKLNGDSSFSRLKWAANLSSQNVDYSLGRNTSSDQLNINLIYSINSQVEAILIGGKESNNYVSVDKQSHSSNGFGLNWRPSDTTRFSGQVERRYFGSTHAISLEHRTPRTAWSYVDNKSVSNSSSNGQVGLGGLYDLLYSQFASVEPDPVKRAQLVRSFLQVNGLDPNTTVVGAYSTAALSLQRSQTLTFALIGIRDTITLSANRSMSQSLSNLVPAADDFANTSFIRQNGVTLSYSHRLTPDSSLNVLVSQQKSAGDSSLLKTKLRAFGVNLSTRLNDKMYGNIGARHVISDSSTSYKETTLTGSVNIQF; from the coding sequence ATGGCTATGAGCAACAGCAAGCAGCCTGATTGCGCCCTCAATCACTTGCCGATGCTCCACAAATCCATCTGTACTTTCTTCGAAATCTACTGCCTCCCGCAATATGCGTCGCGGTCGTTCGTTTCGCTTATATGCGTAGCAGCGGCGCTGTCCAGCGTTTGCGCGGATGCGCAGCAGATTGAGACGGGTGGAGGGGGGCGAGGTTTGACCGTCACGCCGCGCCTCACTCTATCGGAGACATATTCCAGCAACATCAACCTGAGTAGTACAAACAAGCAGTCCGAGTTTACAACGGAGATCAGCCCTGGGATACGGATATCAAGCGATGCGGGTCGATTGAGGGGTTATTTTGATTATTCTCTCTCGCAACTGCTTTATGCCCGAAATTCCGATCGAAATGAATTGCAAAATTCACTTAGTGCGGCGGGGACTTATGAGGCTATTGATCAGTGGGCATTCCTTGATTTTAGTGGAACGATATCTCAGCAATCAATATCTGCTTTTGGGACGCAATCCTTAGACAACACTAGTTTAAATTCAAATCGGACGGAAGTCGCAACCTATCGCATATCACCCTATGTTCGGGGGCATCTTTCAAACTTTGCGGATTACGAGGCTAGATACAAATATGAGACAACGCGTAGCAAGTCTAATTTGGCCTCGGATGTGGATACTCGGGAGAGCTCGATTAAGCTGAATGGCGATAGTTCATTCAGTCGCCTCAAATGGGCTGCTAATCTAAGTAGTCAAAATGTGGACTATAGCTTGGGACGCAATACGTCGTCGGATCAGTTAAATATAAATTTGATCTACTCGATAAATTCACAGGTCGAGGCAATCCTCATTGGAGGGAAAGAGTCAAATAACTACGTTTCTGTAGACAAGCAAAGTCATAGTTCGAACGGTTTTGGTCTTAATTGGCGTCCATCCGACACAACTCGATTTTCTGGTCAGGTGGAGCGAAGGTATTTTGGTAGCACCCACGCTATTAGTCTTGAGCATCGCACGCCGCGTACGGCATGGTCGTATGTCGATAATAAAAGTGTTTCGAATTCATCTTCTAACGGGCAAGTTGGGCTTGGTGGGCTCTACGATCTCCTATATAGCCAATTTGCATCGGTTGAACCTGATCCTGTTAAAAGAGCTCAGCTCGTAAGGTCTTTCTTGCAGGTGAATGGCCTCGATCCGAATACAACCGTCGTCGGTGCGTATTCAACTGCGGCGCTTTCCCTGCAGCGGAGTCAAACATTGACATTTGCATTGATTGGCATTCGGGACACGATCACTTTGTCAGCCAATCGAAGCATGAGCCAAAGTTTAAGCAATCTGGTGCCTGCAGCGGATGACTTTGCAAACACGAGTTTTATTCGTCAAAATGGAGTGACGTTAAGTTATTCGCATAGACTTACTCCGGATTCGTCTCTAAATGTGCTTGTTTCGCAGCAAAAATCAGCGGGAGATTCCAGTCTGCTAAAAACAAAGTTGCGCGCATTTGGGGTCAATCTATCTACTCGATTAAATGACAAGATGTATGGAAACATCGGTGCTCGCCATGTGATTTCGGATAGCAGCACTTCTTATAAAGAAACAACGTTGACTGGTAGCGTTAATATACAATTTTAA
- a CDS encoding XrtA-associated tyrosine autokinase encodes MTSLIEQATKRLEQLRRAGVSLEERTESPQRQAKTPEAREVAGLQKMPGAAASPSKAAPTTLSRRVELDLDALVASGIVSPNAPRSQIADQYRVIKRPLISNAMGKGAVPVENGNLIMVTSALAGEGKSFTAINLAMSIATELDNTVMLVDADVARPSVLRMLGLPASPGLLDMLVGDVGDLSSVLLKTNIDKLTLLPSGTPHLRATELLASDAMTQLIANIAHRYSDRIIIFDSPPLLLTTESRVLASHMGQIVMVVHAQKTLQTDVQHALASIESCPVKMMVLNQARSASQGGYGGYGYGYGYEQQQAA; translated from the coding sequence ATGACCAGTTTAATTGAGCAAGCAACCAAGCGTCTCGAACAATTGAGGCGGGCCGGTGTCTCGTTAGAGGAAAGAACGGAATCTCCCCAGAGGCAGGCTAAGACCCCCGAGGCGCGTGAAGTAGCTGGTTTGCAGAAAATGCCCGGCGCTGCAGCATCTCCGTCTAAGGCTGCACCAACTACGTTGTCGCGGCGGGTAGAGCTTGATCTGGATGCATTGGTCGCTTCGGGGATTGTCAGTCCCAATGCGCCCCGATCGCAAATCGCAGATCAGTACCGTGTAATCAAGCGCCCATTGATCAGCAATGCAATGGGGAAAGGTGCCGTTCCTGTCGAAAATGGTAACCTAATCATGGTGACCAGCGCGTTAGCAGGAGAAGGTAAAAGCTTTACCGCGATCAATTTGGCGATGAGTATTGCAACGGAACTTGACAATACGGTCATGCTGGTGGATGCGGACGTCGCGCGGCCATCCGTCCTGCGCATGCTTGGTCTGCCTGCAAGCCCAGGTTTGTTAGATATGCTCGTTGGTGATGTCGGAGATTTGTCGAGTGTTTTATTGAAAACAAATATCGATAAATTAACTTTATTGCCGAGCGGTACGCCGCATCTGCGTGCTACAGAGCTTTTGGCAAGTGATGCCATGACGCAGTTGATCGCAAACATCGCGCACCGATATTCGGATCGAATCATTATATTTGATTCACCCCCCTTGTTATTGACTACGGAATCACGGGTTCTTGCGTCTCATATGGGGCAAATTGTAATGGTTGTGCACGCCCAGAAAACATTGCAAACGGATGTGCAGCATGCCCTCGCTTCCATCGAATCGTGCCCAGTCAAGATGATGGTATTGAATCAAGCGCGAAGCGCTTCCCAGGGAGGTTATGGCGGTTACGGATACGGTTATGGCTATGAGCAACAGCAAGCAGCCTGA
- a CDS encoding XrtA system polysaccharide chain length determinant, whose amino-acid sequence MDELINQILTFAKGAWKHRWLGLLVAWVVGVVGAGVVLRVPDKYEGSARIYVDTQSILKPLMSGLAVQPNVDQQVGMLSRTLITRPNVEKLIRMADLDLGSQTKDSQEVLIERLMGTLQIKTTGRDNLYTLSFQDPNPEKAKKVVQSLVSIFVESSLGDSRKDTDAAKKFISEQIKTYESKLESAEARLKEFKLKNIDAQTSNGTDMAGRLGEVSAQYNQAKLELREAENARDAAKLQLDNEKSQAASLTTKSLLQESAQSLATPEIDARLETQKRNLDGLLQRFTEQHPDVVNARRLIKELEDQKQKEISELRKTAMANPVGMGPSSSLAAQELSRMLAASEVQVAALRARVAEYSGRYERALSAMKTAPQVEAEYAQLNRDYAINKKNYEDLVSRRESASLSGDLESAAGVADFRLIDPPRVSPKPVAPNRMLLLLLALAVAIGAGVFTSFAASQLRPVFYDARSLRNVIDLPLLGVVTLVVSDAVRRKERSDLRRFVIASGGLVGGFIIGIIVLALFSGQVGLA is encoded by the coding sequence ATGGATGAGTTGATTAATCAAATCTTGACTTTCGCCAAGGGTGCGTGGAAGCACCGTTGGCTGGGATTGCTCGTTGCTTGGGTAGTTGGCGTGGTTGGTGCCGGGGTTGTGTTGCGTGTCCCTGATAAATATGAGGGCTCTGCACGAATCTATGTGGATACCCAATCCATCTTGAAACCGTTGATGTCTGGACTCGCGGTGCAACCGAACGTGGATCAACAAGTTGGCATGTTGAGTCGGACGCTGATAACGCGTCCGAACGTGGAAAAATTGATTCGCATGGCTGATTTGGATTTGGGGTCCCAGACCAAGGATTCTCAGGAGGTTCTGATTGAGAGGTTGATGGGTACCTTGCAAATTAAAACGACGGGTCGGGATAATTTGTATACGTTGTCGTTTCAGGATCCAAATCCTGAGAAGGCGAAAAAGGTTGTTCAATCTCTAGTGTCGATTTTTGTGGAATCCAGTTTGGGAGATAGCCGCAAAGATACGGACGCCGCTAAGAAGTTCATCAGTGAGCAAATTAAAACTTATGAAAGTAAGCTTGAAAGCGCCGAGGCTCGTCTTAAAGAGTTCAAATTGAAAAATATCGATGCGCAGACCTCCAATGGCACCGATATGGCGGGACGCCTTGGGGAAGTTAGTGCTCAATACAACCAAGCCAAGCTCGAACTACGCGAGGCCGAAAATGCGCGGGATGCTGCAAAGCTTCAGCTAGATAATGAGAAGTCCCAGGCTGCCAGTCTGACGACGAAAAGTCTCTTGCAAGAATCTGCACAGTCTCTTGCAACCCCGGAGATCGATGCAAGGTTGGAGACGCAAAAGCGTAATCTGGATGGTTTGTTGCAACGCTTTACAGAGCAACATCCTGACGTTGTGAATGCCCGTCGACTGATTAAAGAGCTGGAAGATCAAAAGCAGAAAGAAATTTCAGAGCTTAGGAAGACCGCGATGGCTAATCCGGTTGGAATGGGGCCATCTAGTTCGCTGGCGGCGCAAGAGTTGAGTCGGATGTTAGCTGCCTCAGAGGTTCAGGTTGCTGCTCTGCGTGCCCGAGTTGCTGAATATAGTGGCAGGTATGAACGTGCGTTGAGCGCTATGAAAACCGCTCCTCAGGTCGAGGCGGAATATGCCCAGTTGAATCGCGATTACGCTATTAACAAAAAAAATTATGAAGATCTGGTAAGCCGCCGCGAATCAGCATCACTTTCTGGTGATTTGGAATCGGCTGCCGGCGTTGCCGATTTTCGCTTGATCGATCCGCCACGGGTCTCTCCTAAACCAGTCGCGCCCAATCGGATGCTTTTATTGTTGCTCGCTTTGGCTGTTGCTATTGGTGCTGGAGTATTTACATCATTCGCCGCAAGTCAGCTACGCCCGGTATTTTACGATGCTCGTTCCCTTCGTAATGTCATTGACCTCCCATTGTTAGGCGTCGTTACGCTGGTAGTTAGTGACGCTGTCCGCCGCAAAGAGCGATCTGATCTTCGTCGATTCGTCATCGCGTCGGGAGGATTGGTTGGTGGATTTATTATTGGAATCATCGTGCTGGCCCTCTTCTCTGGCCAAGTGGGACTAGCGTAA
- a CDS encoding XrtA/PEP-CTERM system exopolysaccharide export protein codes for MFSLFNSASKIRWIAACVVGICLSGCSAFSTSYPAAPAAADTSDYNYIIGAGDNLNIIVWRNPELSMSVPVRPDGKLSTPLVDELVVQGKTSIEVAREIEKTLGKFVRDPVVTVIVTGFVGPYSEQIRVVGEAAKPQLLPYKQKMTVLDVMIAVGGLTDFADGNAASIFRTSEGGKRYSVRLRDLIKRGDISGNVEMKPGDILIIPQGWF; via the coding sequence ATGTTTTCATTATTCAACTCGGCCTCAAAAATACGTTGGATTGCGGCTTGCGTTGTGGGCATTTGTCTGTCGGGTTGTTCTGCATTCTCCACCAGCTACCCTGCGGCTCCCGCTGCGGCGGATACCAGTGACTACAACTACATCATCGGGGCAGGGGACAATCTTAATATCATCGTTTGGCGCAATCCGGAACTGTCTATGTCTGTGCCGGTCAGGCCAGATGGCAAGCTATCGACCCCGTTGGTGGATGAATTGGTCGTGCAAGGCAAGACCTCCATCGAGGTTGCGCGTGAGATCGAAAAAACGCTTGGCAAGTTCGTACGGGATCCCGTCGTTACGGTGATCGTGACTGGTTTTGTCGGGCCGTACAGCGAACAGATACGGGTTGTAGGCGAGGCTGCAAAACCGCAACTTTTGCCGTACAAGCAGAAGATGACCGTCCTGGATGTGATGATCGCCGTTGGCGGGCTGACCGACTTTGCTGATGGAAACGCCGCTTCGATATTCCGGACTTCTGAAGGCGGTAAACGCTATTCGGTCCGCCTTCGTGATCTGATCAAGCGCGGAGATATTTCAGGCAATGTGGAAATGAAGCCAGGCGATATTCTTATTATCCCGCAAGGTTGGTTCTGA